The window AAGGTGCGCGCCACGGTATCTGATACCAGCAAAAGTAGAGCGCCTGCGATACAGCATCCGGGGATGAGAAAGCGGGCGTCCGTTCCCACAATGCGCCGAACGATATGGGGAACCACCAGACCCACGAACCCGATGATGCCCACGAAGGAAACAACCAGGGCCGTCAGGAGGGATGAGATGAGCAGCCCCAATATGCGGGTTCTGGAGGTGTTGACCCCCAGGGTGTGGGCCACCTCCTCGCTGCTGTTCATTGCGTTGTATCGCCAGCGGTTGAGGAAGAAGTAGATGAGGGTGGCCACGGTGCCCACCGAAATGATGGTCACCAAGGTCCAATCGGTTCGGCCCAGATCACCGAAGGTCCAGAATATGATGGATGCCAGTTGCACCTCGTCACTAGCGAAGTACCGTAGTGAGGTTGTTCCTGCGGTGAACAGGGACGCCATGGCCACGCCGGCCAGGATCATGGTCTCGGTGGACGCGTCCCTGATGCGGGCCAAAAGGAGGATGACGCCTGTGGACATCAGGGTCGAGGCAAAGGCACAGAGTGCTAAAAAAAA of the Candidatus Krumholzibacteriota bacterium genome contains:
- a CDS encoding iron ABC transporter permease, with protein sequence MVLVAMYSLTTGPYPMTTIDAFNAFIGNGSYAHRVVIWNIRMMRIATAIFAGAALAVSGMVMQNVLRNPLASPSTLGVSHAASFGAAFGIVVLGAGSTQAHSVSFDLPFFLALCAFASTLMSTGVILLLARIRDASTETMILAGVAMASLFTAGTTSLRYFASDEVQLASIIFWTFGDLGRTDWTLVTIISVGTVATLIYFFLNRWRYNAMNSSEEVAHTLGVNTSRTRILGLLISSLLTALVVSFVGIIGFVGLVVPHIVRRIVGTDARFLIPGCCIAGALLLLVSDTVARTLLSPVIMPVGILTSFLGAPLFIYLIIRGRKHW